The Desulfuribacillus stibiiarsenatis DNA segment TATGTATTTCAATCTGCTAATTATTGGTTTCTGCCTTACAACCTGTACGTTTGCAACTTTATATTGGGCAGAGCAATTTATCCCTTCCAGTCTAGCAGCACTATTGTCTGCCCTCAGTCCAATGGTGGTCACTGTTATGCTGTCCTACAAAACACGCACAAACCTAACAATCTACCAAATTGTTGGACTTTTATTAGGTTTCAGTGGTGTATTGATGATTACTTTACCATCGATTTCTTTTTCTTTAGGCATGCTGTGGCTGTTTGCCTGCATAAGTGTAGTCGTTGGGCAGTTATTCTATAGCACTGGAACTGTACGATCTAAGGAAATGCTAGAAACGGACGTCTCGCCATTTGTATTAAATGGTATTCAAATGATGTTCGGTGGTATTATGCTATTGATTTTATCTCTTTTTACAGAGTCACCTGATTTCAGTGTTTTTGCAAATTTGAACGCGTGGTATTCGTTAGTCTATTTAACGGTGATTGGCTCTCTACTTGGGCATAGTCTGTATTATTGGTTAATCAAAAAAACAAATCCTGTATTCCCATCAACTTGGCTGTATGTATCGCCATTTATCGCTCTAATCATAGATTTAACAATTCGCCACGAACCAATCCTGTGGTACATGATTCTTGGCGGCGTCGCAATTATTATCGGTGTCATTATAACGAACTTTGTCGTACTAAAAAGTATGATTAAAGAGAAAATGGACGCTATGCGACCAGGAGATGTGACTCTTAAAGCTGATACTCATGTCTAGCTACTTGCTGTTAACTCCCTCTGAACTATGTTTTCTTTATCGTCAAGTAGACAAATCGAAGGCTAAGCGATACAATTGTAGATTATTACCAGTCGGATAGAGAAAAAACTCCATCCGACTAATCTTCTATATCAGGAGCGTCCGGAGCGAATGCGGCAAATATTTTCTAACTTAGATAATGTTCAATTGACGACTACTTTTAAAGATCTATTAGCATGGCGTAAAGAACGATCCCAGAACAAAAAAACACAATCTACTTATGTCGTAGCACAAGCAGATACGAAGAATATTCAGTATTTACATAACAATCGTACAGAAGCCACAATTACAAGT contains these protein-coding regions:
- a CDS encoding DMT family transporter; translation: MVMFFYSIMCLIFGTTFLAIKIGLEAGLAPYFSAGIRFFIAGLLLIGFCYARGMKLPSTRSMYFNLLIIGFCLTTCTFATLYWAEQFIPSSLAALLSALSPMVVTVMLSYKTRTNLTIYQIVGLLLGFSGVLMITLPSISFSLGMLWLFACISVVVGQLFYSTGTVRSKEMLETDVSPFVLNGIQMMFGGIMLLILSLFTESPDFSVFANLNAWYSLVYLTVIGSLLGHSLYYWLIKKTNPVFPSTWLYVSPFIALIIDLTIRHEPILWYMILGGVAIIIGVIITNFVVLKSMIKEKMDAMRPGDVTLKADTHV